The proteins below come from a single Gimesia chilikensis genomic window:
- a CDS encoding universal stress protein, whose product MSYFHGKKILVPIDFSETSLEAIKKAIEIAEDPALVTVVHVMIPLDLVSPGVLFGGLTDEKRTDHVNKLAKKEFAKHQIEGITFETLIGDPGIKIADYAKEKGMDLIVIPSHGYTGITRLALGSVAERVLRHAPCPTLVLRQPKS is encoded by the coding sequence ATGAGCTACTTTCATGGCAAAAAAATTCTGGTTCCCATCGATTTCTCAGAAACCTCTCTGGAAGCCATCAAGAAAGCCATTGAAATTGCAGAAGACCCGGCACTGGTGACCGTCGTGCATGTGATGATCCCGCTGGACCTGGTTTCCCCAGGCGTGCTGTTCGGCGGACTGACCGATGAAAAACGAACTGATCACGTCAACAAACTGGCAAAAAAAGAATTCGCGAAACATCAGATTGAAGGTATCACCTTCGAAACCCTGATCGGAGACCCTGGTATTAAAATCGCTGACTACGCGAAAGAAAAGGGGATGGACCTGATTGTCATCCCCTCACACGGCTATACAGGCATCACCCGACTGGCACTGGGATCTGTAGCTGAGCGAGTCCTGCGACATGCCCCCTGCCCGACACTGGTCCTGAGACAACCAAAGTCCTGA
- a CDS encoding 3-keto-disaccharide hydrolase, with translation MALCFLSSPEAVWAQSSTPAEAPTENEKKAPGPEAKKAPPAPKTLTGPEKLLNGGDFWDHWKFVSEESKETDPNVTWKVVSGGQDQPSVLTCTGKPYGYIRTQKTYENFQFSMEWMYPGDPNANSGILLFTAEPDKVWPKAFQVQLHRPEAGFVFPTPGSGAKSANKLSPTTPLDLPVGKWHKCVLTCRSGSISVMINGIKLGEVTGCDPSKGAIALQSEGSEIHFRNLVVEELAPAPAPESPTKPKKNGES, from the coding sequence ATGGCACTCTGTTTTCTCTCCAGCCCTGAAGCAGTATGGGCACAGTCTTCTACACCGGCTGAAGCACCGACTGAAAACGAGAAAAAGGCTCCTGGACCTGAAGCGAAAAAGGCACCACCCGCTCCCAAGACTTTGACTGGACCTGAGAAACTGCTCAATGGTGGTGATTTCTGGGATCACTGGAAATTCGTCAGTGAAGAATCGAAGGAAACTGATCCGAATGTGACCTGGAAAGTGGTGAGTGGCGGGCAGGATCAACCCAGCGTTTTAACGTGTACCGGGAAGCCTTACGGTTACATTCGCACCCAGAAGACATACGAAAATTTTCAGTTCAGCATGGAGTGGATGTATCCGGGTGATCCAAATGCCAATAGTGGCATCCTGCTTTTCACGGCAGAGCCTGATAAGGTCTGGCCCAAAGCATTTCAGGTACAGTTGCATCGACCGGAAGCTGGTTTCGTGTTTCCTACTCCCGGAAGTGGTGCGAAATCTGCCAACAAGCTTTCGCCGACTACTCCGCTGGATCTGCCTGTCGGGAAATGGCACAAGTGTGTGTTGACCTGTCGCTCCGGAAGTATTTCGGTGATGATCAACGGCATCAAGCTGGGAGAGGTCACAGGTTGCGACCCCAGCAAAGGGGCCATCGCGCTGCAGAGTGAAGGTTCCGAAATTCACTTTCGTAATCTGGTTGTGGAAGAACTGGCTCCCGCCCCGGCCCCGGAGTCTCCCACCAAGCCAAAGAAAAATGGCGAATCCTGA
- a CDS encoding DUF3500 domain-containing protein: MQFNPGSSADNKSPEFLQISRRHFVRTMGAALAGSPLLGAEHLLAGQSDTPAKTTAPEPLVKKLYESLTPAQKSKVCFDWDHKSKSGLLRQKIQANWNITKPYVTSDFYNKDQQELIEAIFFGHFDPSWHKNIRQQLLDDQGGYGEEQSIAIFGTPGTDQFQFVMTGRHTTVRCDGDSAEHLAFGGPIFYGHAAEDFNEKPDHPGNVFWQQALKANQVYKILDGKQRKQALIPQAPQESRVQFKKSADQITGLQIADMTKDQKQEMQSVLSLLLEPFRTSDQQEVRKCIDTQGGLDQCRLSFYQSGDIGNDETWDIWRLEGPSFVWHYRGAPHVHVWVNVSDDPKTKITTT, from the coding sequence ATGCAATTTAATCCTGGCTCCTCCGCTGATAATAAATCTCCCGAATTTCTGCAGATCTCTCGACGGCACTTCGTCAGAACCATGGGAGCCGCTCTGGCAGGATCTCCACTTCTGGGTGCAGAGCATCTACTGGCAGGCCAGTCGGATACTCCAGCTAAAACAACTGCCCCAGAACCACTGGTCAAAAAATTGTACGAAAGCCTCACACCGGCGCAGAAATCCAAAGTCTGTTTTGACTGGGATCATAAGAGCAAATCAGGACTGCTCCGCCAGAAAATCCAAGCCAACTGGAACATCACCAAACCTTATGTCACGAGTGATTTCTACAACAAAGACCAGCAGGAACTGATTGAAGCCATCTTCTTCGGTCACTTTGATCCCAGCTGGCACAAAAATATCCGTCAGCAGCTACTGGACGATCAGGGAGGCTACGGTGAAGAACAGTCGATTGCCATTTTTGGAACCCCTGGTACAGACCAGTTCCAGTTTGTAATGACCGGCCGACACACAACGGTTCGCTGTGATGGTGACAGCGCCGAGCATCTGGCATTTGGTGGCCCGATCTTTTATGGTCATGCTGCAGAGGACTTCAATGAAAAACCAGATCATCCCGGAAATGTTTTCTGGCAACAGGCTCTCAAAGCCAATCAGGTTTACAAGATCCTGGATGGAAAACAACGTAAACAGGCACTGATTCCTCAAGCTCCCCAGGAATCACGAGTGCAGTTCAAAAAGTCAGCCGACCAGATCACCGGTCTGCAGATCGCCGACATGACTAAGGACCAGAAACAGGAAATGCAGAGTGTTCTCAGCCTGTTACTGGAACCGTTCCGAACCTCAGACCAGCAAGAAGTGCGCAAGTGCATTGATACCCAGGGTGGGCTGGACCAGTGCCGACTCTCCTTCTATCAGTCCGGAGATATCGGCAATGATGAAACCTGGGACATCTGGCGACTGGAAGGCCCTTCCTTCGTCTGGCATTATCGCGGTGCCCCCCACGTGCATGTGTGGGTCAACGTATCAGATGATCCCAAAACGAAAATCACCACTACTTAA
- a CDS encoding sugar phosphate isomerase/epimerase family protein, with product MTKELLSQQKVSSFSTPASTIKPDHASPSLSLSERISINQITTYHWSFKESLNGLLSAGIPAIGLWNRKVLDLEPAEAAELVIDSGMKVSTVSLAGGFTGCNEYAFEDAIADAIQLICFGGQVNASAIQIASGPRAGHTLNHARDLTMEALKRLGDVASLTGTRLALKTMRSPQSRHWTFLNSLHANLELIDACGHPAVGLALEPALLLNEENPVQLLSEIMPLIASVQVSDWDISEELTDEFPQYQLLEMIHDSGYKGFYDLEIWSEEIWQSDYESLLSRVRQLTQVESSRYE from the coding sequence GTGACTAAAGAGCTTCTCTCACAGCAAAAAGTCAGTTCGTTCTCAACTCCAGCTTCCACAATAAAACCAGATCATGCCAGCCCATCACTCTCGCTGTCAGAGCGTATTTCGATCAACCAGATAACTACCTATCACTGGTCGTTCAAAGAAAGTTTGAACGGTCTGCTTTCGGCAGGCATTCCTGCGATTGGATTGTGGAATCGAAAAGTTCTGGACCTCGAACCTGCAGAGGCAGCTGAACTGGTCATCGATTCCGGAATGAAAGTCTCCACAGTTTCCCTTGCTGGAGGATTTACAGGCTGCAATGAATATGCGTTTGAAGATGCCATTGCTGATGCGATCCAACTGATCTGCTTTGGTGGTCAGGTCAACGCCTCTGCCATCCAGATCGCCAGTGGACCTCGAGCGGGACACACACTCAATCACGCCCGTGACTTGACCATGGAAGCTCTCAAACGACTGGGGGATGTTGCCTCACTCACCGGGACCCGGCTGGCACTTAAAACAATGCGTTCCCCGCAGTCCCGCCACTGGACGTTTCTGAATTCTCTGCATGCGAACCTGGAACTGATTGATGCTTGCGGGCATCCTGCAGTTGGCCTGGCGCTGGAACCGGCATTGCTGCTCAACGAAGAAAACCCTGTGCAGTTACTCTCCGAAATCATGCCACTCATTGCCTCAGTTCAAGTTTCTGACTGGGACATCTCTGAAGAACTGACCGACGAGTTCCCGCAGTACCAGTTGCTCGAGATGATCCATGATTCCGGCTACAAAGGTTTCTATGACCTGGAAATCTGGTCCGAAGAAATCTGGCAATCCGACTACGAATCTCTGTTGAGTCGAGTGCGACAACTCACTCAGGTAGAGTCTTCCCGCTACGAATAG
- a CDS encoding PTS sugar transporter subunit IIA: protein MEHESYSLDDLARQLGRDKRELEKLASRGRIPGRKVNGEWLFNSTEITHWLEQEMRSYSTTELERVEQTHPTTQLDSEHLISSLMPEELMEVPLDARTKRSVLESLIEIAGRTWQIWEPSAVLTAVQEREEAYPTAFDNGVAIPHPRNPLSDAVGEPVIAYGRTLSGIPFGSDRGGLTDIFFLVICSDTATHLSVLARLGRMLQLPDFVDLLREASTPQETRQVIIEAEKRVAEQ from the coding sequence ATGGAGCATGAATCTTACAGCCTGGATGATTTAGCAAGACAGCTAGGTCGTGACAAACGCGAGTTGGAAAAACTGGCAAGCCGGGGCAGAATTCCCGGCCGTAAGGTTAACGGAGAATGGCTGTTCAACTCGACCGAAATCACACACTGGCTGGAACAGGAGATGCGGAGCTATTCCACCACCGAGTTGGAACGCGTAGAACAGACCCACCCCACAACTCAATTGGATTCAGAGCACTTGATCAGCAGCCTGATGCCTGAAGAGTTGATGGAAGTCCCCCTGGATGCCCGCACCAAACGCTCCGTTCTGGAAAGTCTGATTGAAATTGCCGGCCGAACCTGGCAGATCTGGGAACCGTCAGCAGTTCTGACCGCTGTCCAGGAACGTGAGGAAGCGTACCCGACCGCCTTTGACAACGGCGTTGCAATCCCGCACCCCCGTAACCCACTCTCCGATGCCGTCGGAGAACCGGTTATCGCTTATGGCAGAACACTCTCGGGAATCCCTTTCGGCTCAGACAGAGGCGGACTGACAGACATCTTTTTCCTGGTGATCTGCTCCGACACCGCGACTCACCTCTCTGTGCTGGCGCGGCTGGGACGAATGCTGCAACTTCCCGATTTTGTCGATCTGCTGCGTGAGGCAAGCACTCCTCAGGAGACCAGACAGGTGATCATCGAAGCGGAAAAACGGGTCGCAGAACAGTAA
- a CDS encoding PIG-L family deacetylase: MNVELPEPLDVIAVGAHPDDVEIACGGTLAKLVQQGYRVGIIDLTDGEPTPLSPGPEHRLEEARKAAEILGIQVRETLELTNRRLFDSFENRVALATLFRKYRPKVVLGLAGKTPMASPDHWQAMQITDAAVFYSRLTKWNEHFSHTEPHTIQKQVWYPLGFGSLNYPEGSGQFVVDISETLDQKLESIRAYQSQFPPEKKRVYRLVESQNRLVGTSAGFEAGELFICATTLGVRDLVQTVCP; this comes from the coding sequence ATGAACGTAGAACTGCCTGAACCTCTGGACGTGATTGCCGTAGGTGCCCATCCCGATGATGTCGAAATTGCCTGTGGCGGTACTCTGGCCAAACTGGTCCAGCAGGGATACCGGGTCGGCATTATCGACCTGACTGATGGTGAACCCACGCCTCTCAGCCCTGGGCCGGAACATCGTCTCGAGGAAGCCCGAAAGGCTGCAGAGATTCTGGGAATTCAAGTCCGGGAAACCCTGGAACTGACCAACCGACGGTTGTTTGACAGTTTTGAAAATCGTGTCGCGCTGGCAACGCTGTTTCGCAAATACCGCCCCAAAGTCGTTCTGGGCCTGGCAGGTAAAACCCCCATGGCCTCCCCGGATCACTGGCAGGCCATGCAGATTACCGATGCTGCTGTCTTCTATTCGCGTCTGACAAAATGGAATGAGCACTTCAGCCACACGGAGCCGCATACCATTCAGAAACAGGTCTGGTACCCCCTTGGTTTCGGCTCACTGAATTACCCGGAAGGCAGCGGGCAGTTCGTGGTCGATATTTCCGAAACCCTGGACCAGAAGCTGGAATCGATTCGCGCCTATCAGTCGCAGTTTCCTCCAGAAAAGAAACGTGTCTACCGCCTGGTCGAGAGCCAGAACCGGCTGGTCGGCACCAGTGCCGGTTTTGAAGCAGGCGAACTCTTCATCTGTGCCACGACCCTGGGAGTCCGGGATCTGGTGCAAACGGTCTGCCCCTGA
- a CDS encoding PP2C family protein-serine/threonine phosphatase, protein MVEIRYGKVSITGNFRENNEDNFFIDESRKYFLVADGMGGQCAGEKASQLAVELIPKRLDELIDFNSTPTGEVVQSIDKAVAHANGEIMALGELDPNCRSMGTTIVFVVQVGGELFIGGVGDSRVYLLRDEKLHQLTTDHSLTQALVDAGTITPEEALTHRYKNVLYRYLGTKDGSAGTQAQQLAPQSQDRIILCSDGVTDGIPDEKLQELLSQYDDPQQAAEEIVKSAQEGGSKDNITCIVLHVS, encoded by the coding sequence ATGGTTGAAATTCGTTACGGCAAAGTCAGTATCACGGGAAATTTCCGGGAGAACAATGAAGATAATTTCTTCATTGATGAATCGCGGAAGTATTTTCTGGTTGCCGACGGTATGGGCGGACAGTGTGCCGGAGAGAAAGCCAGCCAGTTAGCAGTCGAGTTGATTCCCAAACGACTGGACGAGCTCATCGACTTTAATTCCACTCCCACAGGAGAGGTTGTGCAGTCGATCGACAAAGCTGTCGCGCATGCCAATGGTGAGATCATGGCTCTGGGCGAGTTGGATCCCAATTGTCGCAGCATGGGCACGACGATTGTCTTCGTGGTTCAGGTTGGCGGAGAACTCTTTATCGGCGGAGTTGGTGACAGTCGTGTTTATCTGCTCCGAGACGAAAAGCTGCATCAGCTGACTACCGACCATTCGCTGACCCAGGCACTGGTCGATGCAGGCACAATCACCCCGGAAGAAGCATTAACGCACCGTTATAAAAATGTGCTCTATCGGTATCTGGGAACCAAAGATGGCAGTGCGGGAACCCAGGCCCAGCAACTGGCGCCGCAGTCACAGGATCGCATCATTCTTTGTTCGGATGGTGTTACCGACGGAATTCCCGATGAGAAACTGCAGGAACTGCTCAGTCAGTATGACGACCCGCAACAGGCGGCTGAAGAAATTGTCAAGTCAGCCCAGGAAGGTGGCTCGAAAGATAACATCACCTGTATTGTGCTGCACGTCAGCTGA
- the aroH gene encoding chorismate mutase, producing the protein MSVRGIRGATTVTQDVSAEVLSATRDLLEQLLKANRIENYEDIVSVFFTTTPDLTSAFPAEAARELGMKSVPLICASEIAVKGAMPRCIRVMIHVNTDQKQSEVVHVYLNEAQKLRPDVAAAQ; encoded by the coding sequence ATGTCGGTACGTGGAATTCGTGGTGCAACAACAGTAACACAGGACGTTTCAGCAGAGGTTTTGTCTGCGACACGTGATCTGCTGGAGCAACTGCTCAAAGCGAATCGGATTGAAAACTACGAAGATATTGTCTCCGTATTTTTTACCACCACACCTGACCTGACATCCGCCTTTCCGGCCGAAGCAGCCCGTGAGTTGGGAATGAAATCAGTCCCACTGATTTGTGCCTCTGAAATCGCCGTAAAAGGAGCGATGCCTCGCTGTATTCGTGTGATGATTCACGTAAATACTGACCAGAAACAGTCCGAAGTGGTGCACGTTTACCTGAATGAAGCTCAAAAACTTCGGCCGGACGTCGCCGCAGCTCAATAG
- the lpxD gene encoding UDP-3-O-(3-hydroxymyristoyl)glucosamine N-acyltransferase yields MSTTVEWIAQELNCPARGNQRLEIHGAESVLKAGPHDITFVGDELNLKRLKSSQAGAVIIEQRLEESFQKAFESTPMTSLTVVDAQAAFIKVIQKLRPARELPEIGISPAADISDQATIGENCHIYPRVTIRPGVKIGNNCRIYPGVYIGDDCVLGDDVTIHANTVLYPDVKIADRVLIHAAAVLGCDGFGYRFEKGQYVKIPHLGSVRIEDDVEIGAGTTIDRGMIGPTVIGLGTKIDNQVMIAHNCEIGKHNAFASQVGFAGSITTGDYVRCAGQVGIADHVHIGDQATLGARAGVHRDIPPGEVHIGTPAAPEKEQRKIVMSIRKVPEMRKQIRDLEQQLKTLTQQFEALNDSSQINDKSALT; encoded by the coding sequence ATGTCGACGACGGTGGAGTGGATCGCTCAAGAACTGAATTGCCCGGCCCGTGGCAATCAGAGACTGGAAATACATGGAGCGGAATCCGTTCTCAAAGCGGGTCCCCATGATATCACTTTTGTGGGCGATGAACTCAACCTGAAACGCCTCAAGTCGAGTCAGGCCGGTGCCGTGATTATCGAGCAACGCCTGGAAGAGTCGTTCCAGAAAGCTTTTGAATCCACCCCGATGACCTCCCTGACCGTGGTGGACGCCCAGGCTGCCTTCATCAAAGTCATTCAGAAACTCCGTCCTGCTCGGGAGCTTCCCGAAATCGGCATTTCTCCTGCAGCTGATATCAGTGACCAGGCCACAATCGGTGAAAACTGTCACATTTATCCGCGGGTCACGATTCGCCCTGGTGTCAAAATTGGAAACAACTGCCGGATTTACCCTGGCGTCTACATCGGTGATGACTGCGTCCTCGGTGACGATGTGACCATTCATGCCAATACAGTTCTCTACCCGGATGTCAAAATCGCTGACCGGGTTTTAATTCACGCCGCAGCAGTGCTGGGATGTGACGGCTTTGGCTATCGCTTCGAAAAAGGCCAGTACGTCAAGATTCCTCACCTGGGCAGTGTGCGTATCGAAGACGATGTCGAAATTGGCGCCGGAACAACCATCGACCGGGGTATGATCGGACCGACAGTCATCGGTCTGGGAACCAAGATCGATAACCAGGTGATGATCGCTCATAACTGCGAAATCGGCAAACATAACGCGTTTGCTTCGCAAGTCGGTTTTGCCGGTTCGATTACCACAGGAGATTACGTTCGCTGTGCAGGACAGGTCGGTATCGCAGACCACGTGCACATCGGCGATCAGGCTACTCTGGGCGCCCGGGCCGGTGTCCACCGCGATATTCCGCCCGGCGAAGTCCATATCGGAACACCTGCAGCGCCTGAAAAAGAACAACGGAAAATTGTGATGTCGATTCGCAAGGTTCCTGAAATGCGGAAACAGATCCGTGACCTGGAACAGCAACTCAAAACACTCACACAGCAGTTCGAAGCTCTGAACGATTCGAGTCAGATCAACGACAAATCCGCGCTTACCTGA
- a CDS encoding LpxI family protein, translating to MMNTLQTPPPDTRRQIGLLAGAGRFPIVFAEQAQQQGYSVCCLGIFGMASDELMDICDTFHWIPLARIGRAIKLFKREEVKRIVMAGKIEKTVLFSPFRIFKLLPDFRTLHMWYRYAREDRKDDTLLLAVIKEFERDDLFFESALDYCPELLVKHGFLTKRRPSHSQWEDIKMGWDIAKQMGQLDIGQSIVVNDKAVIAVEAIEGTDRAIQRAGQLCKRGGFTVVKVAKPQQDRRFDVPTVGIKTLQTMHEAGGRVLAIESNQTIMIDQQEVADLADKLGIAIVSLNEEELSLQLAG from the coding sequence ATGATGAATACATTACAAACTCCCCCTCCCGATACCCGACGACAGATCGGATTGCTGGCTGGTGCAGGCCGCTTCCCAATCGTCTTTGCGGAACAGGCACAGCAACAGGGTTATTCCGTCTGCTGCCTGGGCATCTTCGGCATGGCCAGTGACGAACTGATGGACATCTGCGATACGTTCCACTGGATTCCCCTGGCACGCATCGGCCGGGCAATCAAATTGTTCAAACGGGAAGAAGTTAAACGCATCGTAATGGCGGGCAAGATTGAAAAAACGGTCCTGTTCAGCCCGTTTCGAATATTCAAACTGTTACCCGATTTCCGCACGCTGCATATGTGGTATCGTTACGCCAGGGAAGATCGTAAAGACGATACTCTGCTTCTGGCGGTGATCAAAGAATTTGAGCGTGACGATCTATTTTTCGAATCAGCACTGGATTATTGCCCGGAGTTACTTGTGAAACACGGATTTCTGACGAAACGACGTCCCAGCCACTCACAGTGGGAAGACATTAAAATGGGTTGGGATATTGCCAAGCAGATGGGCCAGTTGGACATTGGACAAAGTATCGTCGTGAACGATAAAGCTGTCATCGCCGTTGAAGCGATTGAAGGTACCGATCGTGCGATTCAACGGGCCGGCCAGCTTTGTAAACGAGGTGGCTTCACCGTGGTCAAAGTTGCCAAACCCCAGCAGGATCGTCGATTTGATGTTCCCACGGTGGGTATCAAAACATTGCAGACCATGCACGAAGCAGGTGGCCGGGTACTGGCAATTGAAAGCAACCAGACGATCATGATCGATCAACAGGAAGTCGCCGACCTGGCAGACAAGCTGGGAATCGCGATCGTTTCACTCAACGAAGAAGAGCTGTCACTGCAACTGGCCGGCTGA
- a CDS encoding FHA domain-containing protein, which produces MIAKLIPLNGGQPILIEKDVTVVGRKSDLCDVQIDKNSISKIHCVIIKTDGLLFVRDLCSTNGTRVNGQKITRGALLPGDELSIASTRFEVELTGKHKKQQEPVEESHRHTEMLTAFNLEVESLDEKPESDGDSELKLASE; this is translated from the coding sequence ATGATAGCGAAACTGATTCCATTAAATGGTGGTCAGCCGATTCTGATTGAAAAAGACGTTACAGTGGTCGGTCGGAAATCGGACCTGTGTGACGTTCAGATTGATAAAAACAGCATCTCTAAGATCCATTGTGTGATTATCAAAACGGACGGTCTTCTATTCGTGCGAGACTTGTGCAGCACAAACGGAACTCGGGTGAACGGTCAGAAAATCACCCGCGGTGCACTGCTGCCGGGAGATGAACTCTCAATCGCTTCGACCCGCTTCGAGGTAGAACTAACCGGGAAGCATAAAAAGCAGCAGGAACCGGTCGAAGAAAGTCATCGCCATACCGAGATGCTGACTGCCTTCAACCTGGAGGTCGAGAGCCTGGATGAAAAACCAGAATCCGATGGTGACAGTGAGCTGAAACTGGCCTCAGAATAA